In the Necator americanus strain Aroian chromosome X, whole genome shotgun sequence genome, AAACAcatattttcaggaaatttgcAAGCTTTGAGAATTCCTTCACTGAAATGTATTTGTACTAGGGAGCAGTCCATGTGcacattttttctctcgaatgCATTCAACAatgtttattctttctttattctcaATACTGAATTAGAAGTCGCCTGAATGGAAAACGCACGCAAAATGTATGTTTTCTTTATCTCGACGGAAGCTGCATCCATACGGTCCATAGCTCCGGTCCTACAAGTGGTCCTTTTCTATGCATAGAAAAATCATCTCATCTTTCTCCCAAAAAATGATCCTTCTCTATAGCATACTTATCTAATTGAAATGCTCACCGCTGTGATCTTCCACTGCTTAACACCctcttggaaaatttccatagGTTTCCCACTCCCACTTTtcttactgaaaaaaagaaaacaagttcATGTTGTTCTTTTATCAGCTCCTTCTTTCCCCTCATTTACCTCATCACCAtctcaaacaaaatttttgatgacTTACAGATTATTCGGACATGAAGAGTACTACCTTTTATAATCTTTTATCGTGACAGCTGTGCCGTTGCAGATTACTTTATGTTTATCACCAGGATTCTTCAAAAACGCTATAGCGCATTCTTCAAGGCTGCATCGGTAGTCCTAAAATCAGTTATCTAGTGGTACTTTTTAATGCGTCTTTGCTGAAGTGACTTTTCCAGAACACTGATGAGTGCTCAGTGTAGTTTCACTAACCAAATTTCGAGGGCGTTTTAAAAGCGCTATAAAAACAGTAGAAGTAtggtgaaaaattgaagaagtaaAACCGTACTTCAAGACCTCCATAGCTCGCTCTCATCAAAACTAGGAACATCCGTTGACGCATTAGCGTTCGCCCAGGTTGTTCATGTTGAAAACACGGCTCATGCGTCGGTTTATTTGATGGGTTTGCAGCAGATGCTACAAAGAGGAAGCAGAGCACCTAAAAGTGGACATCTCTTCAGTCTTCGTTGTCGTTAAATAAGAAGACTGGATTTGGACTACCTAACAGTTCACTCTGTAAGTTCACTCACCTCAAGGACGACGACGGAAGGAGCAGTCATTTGTTCTGGAGTTTTTGGCGTTTCAGTCCATCTTTTTATATTTGCAGCAATCCGTGCCTCCGTTGGAGGATCGTTTGCACAAACGTATACTTCCAGAATGTTCACTGTAGTTTTGGTATCTGATTACTTTGCTGCACAAACATAATTGCCAAAAACAAGCttgatattttattaaaattttaaaattttttaaaggacctTAAACGTGGTCAAACTCTGGTACTAAAACTTCCGAAAATTGTTCATTTCTCAAGTATTCTGGTAGTTTTGATGAACTATTTAAAAACAAGTTCAGTGTTTGCAATATGTGTTTtcttgaattcaaaaaagtataCTAGAATGTCAGGTATTTTTTGTGGTGGTATCTCCCTTCCTTCTCCCCTCCCACCCTCTCCTCCCttccctcccccccccctccaaaaaaaaatgcaagaactGCTGCTGTGAGTGAGCAGCCGTCTACGTGttgcaaaaatggaaattggATCCGAACAATCTTTTCTAAACATTAATTAATGacaacatttctttcatagcaaaagaataagaagaagaaaggtttACCTCCTTTTCTGCATAGCTTGATTCCTTTTACTCATTATCATCAGATGTCCACTTCAATCGATCTATGATCCAAAGAAATATCTATGTCGAGGTGTGATGGTCTCATATAAATGCTTTACATAGAAGATTCTTCGTTGGGTCAGACGATCAGATGATTTTTTGGTGCACAGAAGAGTACCATTTATCATGGAGATCGCAGAATTCATATAGCAAGAATCATAAGAATTTTCTAAACGTTCTTTTCCACCTCACAAAAATAGTGATCGCCTAACCCTTTCTGGGATCTTATATTGTGTCTATCGTCCTTAATCATCATCTTCTCCCTCAAAATCAAATGATAATGTTCcatataaaaagaagaactagaTGTGCTGATTCGCGTTCCGCTTGGATTCGTCTAATAAACGACTTTGGCCACCGGGATTCACAACACCATTTGTAAAATGCAATCTCTGGACTACTTGGATGTTGCTTCAGTCCGGAGCAAAGTCCGACACATATTGCTTGGTTTTCGTTGAAAACTCCATTTAATTCTGTATTGACAATAAAATTCTGAGTGCAATCCAGTTTCCCAAATTTTGGAATTCTGAAGTACCAAAGGCTCCCTGATTTCAGTAGCATACGAATCATACGTACTTTTCAGCAGTTTTAAAGCGGGTTTAATAGGTTTTAATGACTCAGAATCTGAGCACATTATTgggtctgggagatcgcggATAACTtcatgttaaaggcatcaccccacgaatctgaggtggtgcggatttcaggtggagtgttcgaatacgggatgggagactacggagaggggggtaattccgtccatttcttcctaattgccataaaaaacggcccgggagatgcggcttcattcgttttggcgcaccgttttgtacaagaggttcgattggagcgcgccagtcttgtgcggcaccgcatcttccgggccgttttttacggcaattagcaagaaatggacgaaattaGCCCCCTCTCCGTactctcccatctcgtatacgaatactccacctgaaatctgcatcacctcagattcgtggggtgatgcctttaagagaaacAAAGGAATATTTAGGTggtatttgagagaaaaaactttttcctacaaaacagTCATGCCGCTGTTTTTAATAGCCTCTGAGATATTTTCTACGAAATGTAGATAggacaaatatgaaaaatgacaTTTCTTTGCCTTTTGTGTGGCTATTGATACGGTGATAACTAAAATCTTTCTTAGCGTTTGGATTTGCACCAATAAGTGAGTATTCAAGGTGCTACACCATGTTTGATTTTTCACCAATTTCTTAAATCCCTGTCTTTTTTCGCCCTCTGCGCCTCCTACTCAAGTTACTCATGTCGAGCTATGGAGGACACTACAAATGGTATACAAACCGTATCACAAACTCATAGAACGATAACAAGACAAATACAATGGCTTCTATTAAATATCTGTCTGAATAGAAGTTTAcataatgtaaataaacatTGGTAATTGGTACAGGAGCAGACAGACAGCGCCATGGAAACACCTAATTCAACAGTCGCGATGTCGGCAAGTGAATCAAACGTTctggagcgaaaaaaaatgggaacgTTCTATATAACAACCAAAAGCCTGAATATGAATCGTAAGGAAGAATACATCGTTGTGACTAACGAGCTGGCGCCGTGTCAAGACCCATGCGGGGTCAGATGGAAGGGGCAtcgttattattttctattagcggcgcaactcaAACAACCTGTgctccgctaacatcacggcttAACGACTACCAAGGCAAGCGCTATTATGGCGTACTTCTCTGACTTTATCTTTAACAATATCTTCGCTGAGTCACATCTTGTGGTGTGATGAGGCGTTCGAAGGGATAAATTACAtgcttctttgattttccaggctctgaagaaggcgatgactCCGAAACGTCAGCCAGAATAAAGGtgaataacaatcttggttccgCTCAGACAAAGTGGTGCAAAATTCAACTCTACAAtaccaagattcaaggaaggtcgaacttgggacTGAAATCACTGCTCAAAATTGTCAATTTCGAAACCATTTTCCGTTTGACGCCCTCTCAAGATATTATCTCCACAGCGCTTGATAACTCTTTGTAAACGTCTCTTAATGCcagctacatttttttttacattttcagctttttttgaaactgacaatgttaaataaataataaatcatcGTAAATCTTCCACATAAGTGtgtcgtactttttttttcaataacgTTTTATATTGTCTTTTGTTGAGAACATAATGAGTAGTTCTATAATCATTTTCTGACAACCAAAAAGTGTCCAAAGAGCTTTTTGATGAC is a window encoding:
- a CDS encoding hypothetical protein (NECATOR_CHRX.G21993.T1) — encoded protein: MTAPSVVVLEVLCFLFVASAANPSNKPTHEPCFQHEQPGRTLMRQRMFLVLMRASYGGLEDYRCSLEECAIAFLKNPGDKHKVICNGTAVTIKDYKSKKSGSGKPMEIFQEGVKQWKITADRSYGPYGCSFRRDKENIHFACVFHSGDF
- a CDS encoding hypothetical protein (NECATOR_CHRX.G21994.T1) codes for the protein MEGASLLFSISGATQTTCAPLTSRLNDYQGSEEGDDSETSARIKVNNNLGSAQTKWCKIQLYNTKIQGRSNLGLKSLLKIVNFETIFRLTPSQDIISTALDNSL